In the genome of Candidatus Acidiferrales bacterium, the window CTTGGCAGAATACGAAGACCTGCTGACCGAAAATCCGATTTGGAAGCTGCGCACGCAGGGCGTGGGCGTGCTCAAGCTCGATGACGCCATCGCCATGGCCGTCTCCGGACCTTCGTTGCGCGGCAGCGGCAGCGATTACGATATCCGCAAATACTTCCCGTATTCAAGCTACGAGGATTTCGACTTTAAGGTGCAAACGCAGACGGCCGGCGATGTTTACGCGCGCTATCTGGTGCGCCTCGGCGAGATGCGCGAAAGCGTGAAAATTTGCCGCCAGGCGATCCAGAAAATTCCGCCGCAGGGTCCTTTCCGCGCGGAGGTACGCGGTCTTGTGCCGCCTTCGCGCGAGGAAATGAAAACTTCGATTGAGGGCCTGATTTACCACTTCAAGATTTGGACGGAAGGCATTACTCCCGCGCCTGGCCAGGTTTATCAAGCCATCGAATCGCCGCGCGGCGAGCTTGGATTTTTCGTTTGCAGCGATGGCTCGAACCGGCCATATCGCGTGAAGGTGCGCGCACCTTCGTTCGTCAATCTGCAGGCGCTGCCCCATCTCGTGGTCGGCAAGCTGATCGCCGACGTGGTCGCGAGCATCGGCACAATCGATATCGTTCTCGGAGAAGTCGACCGCTAATGCAGTTGTCCGCTCAACTCGACGCGAAGTTTCAGCAGCTCGTCAGCCGCTATCCGGTGAAGCGTTCGGCCGTGATTCCGATGATGATGTATGCGCAGGACGAATACGGCCATCTGAGCGATGAAATCCTCGGCGAAATTGCGCAGCGCCTGGGTATGAACATGACTGAAGTGACGGAAACGCTCGCGTACTATTCGATGCTGCGGCGCAAGCCCGCGGGGAAATTCCATGTGCAGGTCTGCACGAATATCTCCTGCCAATTGCGCGGCGGGTTTGAAATCATGGCGCACGTCGAAAAGCGGCTGGGCATCGGCAATCGCCAGACGACTCCCAACGGCATTTTTTCTCTCGAAGAAGTCGAGTGCATCGGAGCCTGCTCCGGCGCGCCGGCCATGCAGGTGAATTATGATTTTTATGAAGACCTGACGCCGTCGAAGGTTGACGCCATTCTCGACCAGTTCGCCGCCGGACGGAAGCCGGCGCCGGTTCCCGTGATTTCCGGCGCGCTGCACGAACCGCATCCGGCGGAAATTCGCGTCATCAGCCAGCGTTTCGGCATCCGCGATTCCCGCACACGGAAAGTCTACGAACAGAACGAAGGCTATGCGGCGCTGAAGAAGGCGCTGAAAGAAATGACCTCCGAGCAGATCATCGACGAAGTAAAGAAGTCGAATCTGCGCGGACGCGGCGGGGCTGGCTTCCCTACGGGCATGAAATGGGCGTTCGTTCCCAAGAATTCGCCGAAGCCGAAGTACGTCGTCGCCAATGCCGATGAAAGCGAGCCGGGTACGAGCAAGGACCGTCCGCTGATGGAAATGGATCCGCATGCCTTGATCGAGGGCATGGTCATTGCCGGCAAAGCAATCGGCTCGCATCAAGGCTATATTTACGTCCGCGGGGAATATCGCTACATTTTGGACATCGTCGATGAGGCCGTCGAAGAGGCCTACAAAGCGGGCTACCTCGGCAAGAATATTCTGGGCACGGGATTTGATTTCGAAGTTTGCACGCACACCGGCGCGGGCGCCTACGAATGCGGTGAGGAAACCGCTTTGCTCGATTCGCTCGAGGGCAAGCGCGGCTACCCGCGCATCAAGCCGCCTTTCCCTGCCACGGCGGGCTTATATCAGTGCCCTACGGTCGTCAACAACGTGGAAACGCTTAGCACGGTGCCGCTGATCATCCGCAAAGGCGGCGACTGGTATTCCGCGCTGGGCGTTCCGAAGAATGGCGGCACCAGACTCTATTCGATTTCCGGGCACGTCAATAATCCTGGCATCTACGAGTTGCCGCTGGGATTCAATTTGAACCGCATCATCAACGAAGTCGCGGGTGGAATCGCCAATGGGCGAAAACTGAAAGCTGTGATTCCCGGCGGAAGTTCCTGTCCGCTGCTGTCCGCAGATGAATGCGATGTGGCCATGGACTATGATTCTGTCGCGAAAATCGGCTCGATGCTTGGCTCGGGCGGCCTTGTCGTGATTGATGATCAGACCTGCATGGTGGATGTCGCGCGCCGCATTATGCATTTCTACGCGCACGAATCCTGCGGCTGGTGCATCCCGTGTCGTGAAGGCACGGCCTGGCTGCGCAAAATGCTCGACCGCTTTCATGAGGGAGCCGGGCGGACGGAAGACATTCCACTGATCGACGAAGTCTCCGAGAACATGCTCGGCAAGACGCATTGTGCGTTAGGCGACGCAGCTGCTCTGCCGACAATGAGCATCGTGCGCAAGTGGCGCAACGAATTTGAGGATCACCTGAAGGGCAAATGTCCGTATAGGCCGGCGGATGTGCTGGCAATGTCCCACTAAGGACACGGAAAACAGGGTTTTGAAAAAGCTATGGCGGAAACGCAAACACAAACGATCTCATTCACGCTGAACGGCCAGAAGCTCACGGTGCCTAAGGGGACGCTGGTCATCGAGGCGGCCAAGCAAGCCGGCATTGAAATCCCGTCGTTCTGCTATTACCCGGGCCTTGCGCTTCAGGCCGCTTGCCGCATGTGTCTCGTGGAAGTCGAAAAACAACGCAAGATGGCGCCGGCCTGCACGCTCGTCGCTGAAGATGGCATGGTCGTCCATGCCGATACGCCCGCGGTGCACAAAGCGCGCAAAGACATGCTCGAATTCGTCCTCACGAATCATCCGCTCGATTGCCCGGTCTGCGACAAAGGCGGCGAGTGCGAATTGCAGGACATGACCTTCACCTACGGGATCGATTACAGTCGCTTCGTCGAGGAAAAGCTGCACTACCCCGAGGAGAAATGGTCGCCAATCGTTTATTACGACGCGCCACGCTGCATTCTTTGCTTCCGCTGCGTGCGCGTCTGCGACGAAGGCATGGACGTGAAAGCGCTCGGCGTGGGAGCACGCGGCGTGAAATCGGTCATTATTCCCAACGATTCCGGCCAGCTTGCCTGCGAAGAATGCGGCGCATGCATTGATATTTGCCCCGTCGGCGCGCTCACCAGCGGAACTTATCGCTATCAGACGCGGCCGTGGGAAATGAAATACTTCGGCACGACGTGCGCACATTGCTCGAATGGCTGCAAGACGACTCTTTCGATCCGCAATAACGAGATCCTGCGCGCGAACAATCGCGACCATTCGGGCGTCAATGGCGAATTTCTCTGCGCCAAGGGTCGCTTCGGACACGATTTCACGTTCCATGCCGAGCGCATCCGCCAGCCTCTGGTTCGCAAGAACGGCACGCTTGAACCAGCGAGTTGGGAAGACGCCATCGAGGAAATCGCCCGGCGGTTGAAGCAAGTGCATGATGCACACGGCGGCCCGTCCATCGGCGTCATCGGCTCAAACCATACGACCAACGAGGAGAATTACCTGCTCAATCGCTTCGCACGCGCGGCGCTGGGCACGAATCACGTCGATCACCACCGCACGGCGGATTACGTCGGCCTCGCCACGGCGCTCGGCGCGAAAGCCAAAGATTCGATGGCCACCATGGCGCAGATCGAAACTGCCGGTGCGATTGTGCTGATTGGCAATGACGCCACTCAGCAAAATCCTTTGGTCGCCTGGCAGATTCGCACCGCCGTTCGCCATCACGGCACGCGCGTTTACATCATCCACGGTGGGCCACTCAAGCTTCAGCGGCAGGCGACGAGTTTTGTCCAGGTTGCTCCAAATGCGGAAGGCAAGGCCGTCCGCTGGCTCGCTACCGGAAGCGGCGATCTCGATGCGGACACCGCGAAGAAGCTCGGCGAATTGAAAGACGCGCTCGGCAAAGAGAAAGACGTTGTCATCCTCTTCGGCACCGGAATTCGCGGCTCGGCGGTCCGCGATCTGGTGAAATTCGGCTCGAACCTCCCCGGCCAGACGCGCTATATGGCACTCGGCGATTACGCGAATTCCCGCGGCGCTGCGGACATGGGTCTTTTCCCTGACCGCTTGCCGGGCTACGCTCCACTTTCAGACTCCGCCGAACGCGCGCGCTTTGGCAAACTCTGGGGCAAGGAAATTCCTGCGAGTGCAGGAATGAATGCGCGGCAAATGATGCAGGCTGCGCTCGATGGCAAACTCAAGGCTCTTTACATCGTCGGCGCGAATCCGGTAAAAACTTTTGCCGTGAAAGCGCCCGATAAACTTTCCGGCGTTGATCTGCTTGTCGTGCAGGATATGTTCATGACCGAGACGGCGCAGCGCGCCGACGTCATTCTGCCTGCGGCGTCAACCTATGAAAAGGACGGCACGCTGACGAATACGGCCGGTGAAATCCAGATGGTGCGCCGCGCGGTCGATGCCCAGGGCCCGCGCAGCGATTTTGATTTGCTGCGGATTTTGATTCACCAGCTTGCGCAGCTTGGCTTGGGCGCGGGAATCAAGCATCGCACACCCGAAGCGGTGCTTGAGGAAATTCGGCAAAACGTCCGCGGCTATGATGTTTCCGTCGCGGGCTTGCTGACCGGCGGTTCGGAGCAAGTGACCTGCGCTCCCGCTGCGGCAGACAGCTCCTACGATGTGGCCGCGGATTTGGTTTTTTCATCGCGGGATGATTTGTTTACGAGTGGGACCCTGGGACGCTACTGTTCGAAGCTCAATTCATGCGAGGAATCCAAGGAAAAGCCGTGGAGTTCGTCACCCAGCATCCAGTCCTGGTGGTATCGTTAATTAAAATTGCCATCGCGCTTTTTGTCGTGATGACGGCGCTCGCCTATCTCACGTGGTTCGAGCGCAAGGTCGTCGCTCGCATTCAGTCGCGCTGGGGCCCCTACTGGGTTGGCCCACACGGATTGCTCCAGCCACTCGCCGATGGCGTCAAGTTCCTGTTCAAGGAAGACATTGTCCCGCCGATGGTGGACAAGGTCGCCTATGTCCTCGCGCCGTTTCTCGCGCTGGCCATCGCGCTGACCACGCTCGCCCTGATTCCCATCGGTCCGGCGACCATCAACGTTCTCGGCCAGCCGACGCAACTCGTCATTTCGCACAGCAATATCGCGCTGATTCTGCTTTTCGCCATCAGCTCCATCGGCATTTACGCCGTGGTGCTCGCCGGATGGTCATCGAACAGCAAATATCCGCTCATGGGCGGACTGCGCAGCTCCGCACAGATGATCAGCTATGAGGTTTCGCTGACGCTTTCCGTCGTCGGCGTGCTGCTTCTTGCCGGCTCGTTTGATTTTTATGACATCGTCGGCCATCAAGCCGGGCATTGGGTCCATTTCATTCCGCGCTGGGAGATCATTCCGCAATTCTTCGGGTTCATCTGTTATCTGACCGCCGCGATCGCAGAAACCAATCGCGTTCCGTTCGATTTGCCCGAGGCGGAGACGGAGCTCGTTGCTGGCTTTCACACCGAATACTCGAGCTTCAAGTTCGCCATGTTTTTCATGGCCGAATACGGAAACATGATCACGGTTTCGTGCCTGGCGACGCTGCTTTTCTTGGGCGGCTGGCTTTCTCCGTTTTCATCGAATCTTGAACCCGGGAGTTTCTGGCGCTGGCAGCTTTATCTTCCCGCTGCAGGTTTGTTCATCGGCGGCATTGCCATGATTGTCGGCGGCCTGCGCAGCGTGCAGTGGAACGCCAAGGCGGTCTTCCCCGTCCTCGGTATCGTCTGCATCGGTGCAGGCTATCTGTGCACGCTGACGGGCGCGGCGCATCCTGTCGCCGAAGTGATTCAGGGGCCATTCTGGTTCCTGACGAAGGTTTTCTTGCTTCTCTTTTTTTACGTCTGGGCGCGCGGCACGCTTCCCCGCTTCCGTTATGACCAGCTCATGTCTTTCGGCTGGAAATTTCTGCTGCCACTGTCGCTGGTGAATCTTGTGGTGACGAGCCTTGTCGTCGTGCTGCTGAGGAGCCACGGATGAGCGTGCCGCTGCTGGTGTTCATTGCTTGCGGGGCGTTCGCCATTCTCGGCGCGCTGGGGCTGATTTTTGCGCGCGAGCCGGTTCATAGCGCCTTATCGCTCATCCTGGTGATGATCGCGCTTGCTGTTCTCTATCTTTTGCTCGGCGCGGCGTTCATTGCCGCCGTACAAATTCTCGTCTATGGCGGCGCGATCATGGTCCTGTTCGTTTTTGTGATCATGCTGCTCAATGCGGGAGAAGAAGTCCGCACAAATTTGAGCCATTTGGCGCGCTGGGCCGGAATACCGCTCGCGATTTTCTTTCTCCTCGAGGTCGCCTATTCCCTGTTCCGCGAATACGGCTCTCGCGCGGCCATGGCTGGCGGAGGCAATGCCGCTGCGCCGGTTCCCGTCAGCACGACGGAGCTTTCGCTGAAGCTGTTCACCGATTTCGTGCTGCCGTTTGAATTGACGTCGATTCTGATTCTCATCGCTGTGCTTGGCGCGATTGTGCTCGCCAAGAAGGAGTCTTAGCGATGGTGCCGATTTCGTACTACATCATTTTGAGCGCTGTCCTTTTCGGCCTGGGCGTCATCGGCTTTGTTTTCAAGCGCAATATCATCACGATTTTCATGTCCATCGAGCTGATGCTCAACGCCGTAAATCTGGCCTTCGTGGCTTTCAGCCGCGAATTCAATCAACTCGATGGCCTCGTGTTTGTTTTTTTCGTGATTGTGGTGGCCGCGGCGGAGGCGGCCGTCGGTCTCGCGATTGTCATGGTCATTGCGCGCAATCGCAAGTCGCTGAACGTGGAAGACGTGAATTTATTGAAATTCTAGGTTTCGCTAAGGCGCGTTAGGAAGAATGTTCATACTCGATCATCTCTGGATCATCATGGCCCTGCCGCTGGCCGGCTCCATGCTGACGCTCCTCGCCGGTCGCCATTGGCCGAAGAAGCTCGTGAATTTGTCGAGCGTCGGCTTCCCTGTGCTGGCCTTCCTCTCGTATTGCGAACTGGCGCGTGAATTCGCGGCGCTCGCTCCGTCGCAGATTCCGTGGATCAAGGACTATTTCACGTGGATGACCGCTGGGCCTTTCCGCGTGGATTTCGCTCTGCAAGTTGACCAGCTCACCATCGTCATGCTCGGCGTCGTCACGTTTGTGGGCATGCTGATTCACATCTACTCCATCGGCTACATGGCGCACGAAGAGGGCTACTACCGATTCTTTGCCGAGATGAACCTCTTCATGTTCTTCATGCTGACGCTGGTGATGGGTGCGAACCTCGTGCTCATGTTTGTCGGCTGGGAGGGCGTTGGCCTTTGCAGCTACTTGCTGATCAGTTTCTTCTTTACGAAGAAATCCGCTGCGGATGCCGGTAAAAAAGCGTTCATCACCACGCGCATCGGCGACTTCGGTTTCACCATCGGCATTTTGATGGCGTTTTGGCTTTTCCGCGCCGTGGACTACCACACGATGTTTGCGACGGCGGCGAATATGCAGCCCGAAGGTCTGCATCAATGGGGCGCATTGACGGCCATTTGCTTGCTGCTTCTCGCCGGCGCCGTCGGCAAATCCGCGCAGCTTCCGCTCTATGTCTGGCTGCCGGATGCGATGGAAGGCCCCACGCCTGTCAGCGCCTTAATTCACGCCGCGACGATGGTGACCGCTGGCGTCTACATGGTGGCGCGCATGAATCCGCTTTTCAGCCGCGCACCGGCCGCGATGCTGGCTGTGGCCATCATTGGAGCAGCCACGGCATTTTACGCAGCGACGATTGGCCTGGCACAAAACGACATCAAAAAAGTCCTCGCCTATTCCACGATCTCGCAGCTCGGCTACATGTTCCTGGCCTGTGGCGTGGGCGCCTACGCGGCGGCCATTTTCCACTTGATGACCCACGCGTTTTTCAAGGCCCTGCTCTTCCTAGCTGCGGGCAGCGTGATTCACGCGATGGGCGGCGAACAGGACATGTGGCGCATGGGCGGCCTGCGCAAGAAAATCCCGTGGACTTACGCCACCATGCTGGCCGCGACGCTGGCCATCGCCGGCGCACCGCTTTTTGCGGGCTTTTTCAGCAAAGACGAAATTCTCTTCGACGCCTATTCCGGCCCGAACGCGAACATCATTCTCTACGCGCTCGGGCTTGCCGGCGCGCTGATCACCGCGTGCTATATGTTCCGGCTGATTTTCCTGACCTTCCACGGCAAGCCGCGCTTCGATGAGCATCACGTTCACGTACACGAATCGCCGAAGGTCATGCTCGTGCCGCTCGTGATTCTTGGCGTTCTTTCGATTGTGGGCGGCTGGTTCGCGCTTCCGGTCTATTGGGGCGGCAAGGATTATTTCAAGGGCTTCCTGGATCCAGTATTCAATTCGTCGCAGCAATTGATGTTGCAGGCACACCCGGGATGGACAGAACCGGCGCAGTCGCTTGAATTCCAGATGGCCGCCATTGCCGTAGCCGTGGCGCTGATCGGATTTTTCATCGCGTTCTATCTCTACATCATGAAGCCCGGCGCGCCGAAGAAACTGGCGCAATCCATGCGCCCGCTTTATCAGCTTCTCTCGCATAAATATTACGTTGATGAAATTTATGGCGCGCTCATCATCGGCCCGATCGTCTGGCTGTCGCGCAACGTGCTCTGGAAAATTATCGATGTTGGCCTGATTGACGGCACAGTGAACGGCGCGGCGTTCCTCTCGCGCGAGACCGGCAGCGGCCTGCGCCACTTCCAGAGCGGCAATGCGCGCAGCTATGCAACCTGGGTGGTCGTTGGTGCTGTGGCAGTCACTGTGTTCTTTGTTTGGATGGTGAGATAGCGTGATGAACCAGAGTTACTTGCTGACTGTATTGACGTTCTTCCCCTTGCTCGGGACGTTCGCGCTGCTTTTGCTCAAAGGCGACGACCACGTTTGGATCCGGCGCCTGGCTTTGGTCACGTCCGTCGTCGAGTTCATCCTTTCGCTGCTCCTCCTGCGCGGCTTCGACCTGACGACGAGCGCGTATCAATTTGCGGAATTTTACGACTGGATTCCCAGCATTCACGTTCACTATCACATGGGAATCGATGGCATTAGCCTGTTCCTCGTCCTTCTCACCACGTTCCTCACGCCGCTCGCTGTGCTCTGCTCCTGGACGAGCATCCACGAGCACGTGAAGGAATTCTTCGCCATGGTTCTGGTTCTGGAGATGGGCATGGTCGGCGTCTTCTGCTCGCTCGATCTTTTCCTCTTCTTCCTCTTTTGGGAAGTCATGCTCATTCCAATGTATTTCCTCATTGGCATCTGGGGTCACGGGCGGAAAATTTACGCCGCGCTGAAATTCATTCTGTACACGATGTTTGGCTCGATTTTGATGCTCGTCGCCATCTTGTGGCTCTATCATCTCAGCAGCGCCGCGGGAAATTCGACTTTCGATCTACCGATCATTCAGCAAATGCTGTCTTCCGGCACGATAACCCTGTCCCGCGCAGCAGAGATGCTGCTTTTCCTCGCGTTTCTGTTGGCCTTTGCGATCAAAGTGCCGCTGTTCCCGTTGCACACATGGCTGCCTGATGCTCATACGGAAGCGCCCACAGCCGGATCCGTAATTCTGGCGGGCGTTCTCCTGAAAATGGGCACGTACGGCATGCTGCGCTTCTGTCTGCCGCTTTTCCCCGAGGCGTCGCATCGCGCGGCTCCGGTTGTGGCCACGCTGGCAATCATCGGCATCATCTACGCGGCGCTCGTCGCCATGGTGCAGAAAGACCTGAAACGCCTCGTCGCTTACACTTCCGTCAGCCACTTGGGCTTTGTCGTCCTCGGCATTTTCGTCTTCAATCCGACAGCCATGGAAGGCGCGATCTACCAGATGCTGAACCACGGCGTTTCGACCGGCGTCCTCTTCCTCGTCTGCGGCATGCTCTACGACCGCCGTCACACCTACGAAATGAGCGAGTACGGCGGGCTGGCCAAGCCCATGCCGATTCTTTGCGCGTTCTTTCTTTTCGCGTGCCTTTCTTCGTTGGCGCTTCCCATGCTCAACGGTTTCGTCGGCGAATTTATGATTTTGATCGGCGTTTTTGACGCGCGCCATTTCGCGTGGGCGTCCTGGGCGGCCACCGGCGCGATCCTCTCGGCAGTGTATTTGCTATGGGCCTATCAGCGCGTGGCGCTGGAAAAAGTCACTGTGCAGAAAAACGAAAATCTGCCCGATGCTTCCGGCCGCGAACGATTGATTCTGATCGTCGCCTCGCTCGTGATTTTGTTCATGGGCATTTTCTCGCCGCTCTTCACGCATCGCATGGACGCCACCACGAATGACCTGCTCGAGCAAGTCAATGCCCGCAAAGGCTATGACGTCCAGAAGCGCCCGGCTTCTCCTGGCATTCAGCCGGCCTTGCCCAGCGCTCATCAACTGGCCATGCGCACCGTCACCTTAGAAAGGCGGACTCAGCCGTAATGTTTCCTCCGGTCCAAGATCTTTACCGGCTCGCGCCCGAAATTGTCCTTTGCGTTTTCGGCATGCTCATCATGCTCATCGATCCGTTTGTCGCCGAAGGGCGCAAGCGCTCGATGGGC includes:
- the nuoD gene encoding NADH dehydrogenase (quinone) subunit D, coding for MSTTVQTASGEAKTMVLNMGPQHPSTHGVLRVILELDGEIVIKAEPVIGYLHTGIEKNCEKLTYSQCIPLTDRIDYLANLSNNLGYCLAVEKLADIEVPKRAQYIRVLLTEITRIASHLVWLGTHAIDLGAMSVFLYCFREREEILKILEAISGQRMMTSYFRIGGLALEPPPGYLDWISKFLDTFPGHLAEYEDLLTENPIWKLRTQGVGVLKLDDAIAMAVSGPSLRGSGSDYDIRKYFPYSSYEDFDFKVQTQTAGDVYARYLVRLGEMRESVKICRQAIQKIPPQGPFRAEVRGLVPPSREEMKTSIEGLIYHFKIWTEGITPAPGQVYQAIESPRGELGFFVCSDGSNRPYRVKVRAPSFVNLQALPHLVVGKLIADVVASIGTIDIVLGEVDR
- the nuoF gene encoding NADH-quinone oxidoreductase subunit NuoF, with product MQLSAQLDAKFQQLVSRYPVKRSAVIPMMMYAQDEYGHLSDEILGEIAQRLGMNMTEVTETLAYYSMLRRKPAGKFHVQVCTNISCQLRGGFEIMAHVEKRLGIGNRQTTPNGIFSLEEVECIGACSGAPAMQVNYDFYEDLTPSKVDAILDQFAAGRKPAPVPVISGALHEPHPAEIRVISQRFGIRDSRTRKVYEQNEGYAALKKALKEMTSEQIIDEVKKSNLRGRGGAGFPTGMKWAFVPKNSPKPKYVVANADESEPGTSKDRPLMEMDPHALIEGMVIAGKAIGSHQGYIYVRGEYRYILDIVDEAVEEAYKAGYLGKNILGTGFDFEVCTHTGAGAYECGEETALLDSLEGKRGYPRIKPPFPATAGLYQCPTVVNNVETLSTVPLIIRKGGDWYSALGVPKNGGTRLYSISGHVNNPGIYELPLGFNLNRIINEVAGGIANGRKLKAVIPGGSSCPLLSADECDVAMDYDSVAKIGSMLGSGGLVVIDDQTCMVDVARRIMHFYAHESCGWCIPCREGTAWLRKMLDRFHEGAGRTEDIPLIDEVSENMLGKTHCALGDAAALPTMSIVRKWRNEFEDHLKGKCPYRPADVLAMSH
- the nuoG gene encoding NADH-quinone oxidoreductase subunit NuoG; this translates as MAETQTQTISFTLNGQKLTVPKGTLVIEAAKQAGIEIPSFCYYPGLALQAACRMCLVEVEKQRKMAPACTLVAEDGMVVHADTPAVHKARKDMLEFVLTNHPLDCPVCDKGGECELQDMTFTYGIDYSRFVEEKLHYPEEKWSPIVYYDAPRCILCFRCVRVCDEGMDVKALGVGARGVKSVIIPNDSGQLACEECGACIDICPVGALTSGTYRYQTRPWEMKYFGTTCAHCSNGCKTTLSIRNNEILRANNRDHSGVNGEFLCAKGRFGHDFTFHAERIRQPLVRKNGTLEPASWEDAIEEIARRLKQVHDAHGGPSIGVIGSNHTTNEENYLLNRFARAALGTNHVDHHRTADYVGLATALGAKAKDSMATMAQIETAGAIVLIGNDATQQNPLVAWQIRTAVRHHGTRVYIIHGGPLKLQRQATSFVQVAPNAEGKAVRWLATGSGDLDADTAKKLGELKDALGKEKDVVILFGTGIRGSAVRDLVKFGSNLPGQTRYMALGDYANSRGAADMGLFPDRLPGYAPLSDSAERARFGKLWGKEIPASAGMNARQMMQAALDGKLKALYIVGANPVKTFAVKAPDKLSGVDLLVVQDMFMTETAQRADVILPAASTYEKDGTLTNTAGEIQMVRRAVDAQGPRSDFDLLRILIHQLAQLGLGAGIKHRTPEAVLEEIRQNVRGYDVSVAGLLTGGSEQVTCAPAAADSSYDVAADLVFSSRDDLFTSGTLGRYCSKLNSCEESKEKPWSSSPSIQSWWYR
- the nuoH gene encoding NADH-quinone oxidoreductase subunit NuoH encodes the protein MRGIQGKAVEFVTQHPVLVVSLIKIAIALFVVMTALAYLTWFERKVVARIQSRWGPYWVGPHGLLQPLADGVKFLFKEDIVPPMVDKVAYVLAPFLALAIALTTLALIPIGPATINVLGQPTQLVISHSNIALILLFAISSIGIYAVVLAGWSSNSKYPLMGGLRSSAQMISYEVSLTLSVVGVLLLAGSFDFYDIVGHQAGHWVHFIPRWEIIPQFFGFICYLTAAIAETNRVPFDLPEAETELVAGFHTEYSSFKFAMFFMAEYGNMITVSCLATLLFLGGWLSPFSSNLEPGSFWRWQLYLPAAGLFIGGIAMIVGGLRSVQWNAKAVFPVLGIVCIGAGYLCTLTGAAHPVAEVIQGPFWFLTKVFLLLFFYVWARGTLPRFRYDQLMSFGWKFLLPLSLVNLVVTSLVVVLLRSHG
- a CDS encoding NADH-quinone oxidoreductase subunit J, which produces MSVPLLVFIACGAFAILGALGLIFAREPVHSALSLILVMIALAVLYLLLGAAFIAAVQILVYGGAIMVLFVFVIMLLNAGEEVRTNLSHLARWAGIPLAIFFLLEVAYSLFREYGSRAAMAGGGNAAAPVPVSTTELSLKLFTDFVLPFELTSILILIAVLGAIVLAKKES
- the nuoK gene encoding NADH-quinone oxidoreductase subunit NuoK translates to MVPISYYIILSAVLFGLGVIGFVFKRNIITIFMSIELMLNAVNLAFVAFSREFNQLDGLVFVFFVIVVAAAEAAVGLAIVMVIARNRKSLNVEDVNLLKF
- the nuoL gene encoding NADH-quinone oxidoreductase subunit L, which produces MFILDHLWIIMALPLAGSMLTLLAGRHWPKKLVNLSSVGFPVLAFLSYCELAREFAALAPSQIPWIKDYFTWMTAGPFRVDFALQVDQLTIVMLGVVTFVGMLIHIYSIGYMAHEEGYYRFFAEMNLFMFFMLTLVMGANLVLMFVGWEGVGLCSYLLISFFFTKKSAADAGKKAFITTRIGDFGFTIGILMAFWLFRAVDYHTMFATAANMQPEGLHQWGALTAICLLLLAGAVGKSAQLPLYVWLPDAMEGPTPVSALIHAATMVTAGVYMVARMNPLFSRAPAAMLAVAIIGAATAFYAATIGLAQNDIKKVLAYSTISQLGYMFLACGVGAYAAAIFHLMTHAFFKALLFLAAGSVIHAMGGEQDMWRMGGLRKKIPWTYATMLAATLAIAGAPLFAGFFSKDEILFDAYSGPNANIILYALGLAGALITACYMFRLIFLTFHGKPRFDEHHVHVHESPKVMLVPLVILGVLSIVGGWFALPVYWGGKDYFKGFLDPVFNSSQQLMLQAHPGWTEPAQSLEFQMAAIAVAVALIGFFIAFYLYIMKPGAPKKLAQSMRPLYQLLSHKYYVDEIYGALIIGPIVWLSRNVLWKIIDVGLIDGTVNGAAFLSRETGSGLRHFQSGNARSYATWVVVGAVAVTVFFVWMVR
- a CDS encoding NADH-quinone oxidoreductase subunit M translates to MNQSYLLTVLTFFPLLGTFALLLLKGDDHVWIRRLALVTSVVEFILSLLLLRGFDLTTSAYQFAEFYDWIPSIHVHYHMGIDGISLFLVLLTTFLTPLAVLCSWTSIHEHVKEFFAMVLVLEMGMVGVFCSLDLFLFFLFWEVMLIPMYFLIGIWGHGRKIYAALKFILYTMFGSILMLVAILWLYHLSSAAGNSTFDLPIIQQMLSSGTITLSRAAEMLLFLAFLLAFAIKVPLFPLHTWLPDAHTEAPTAGSVILAGVLLKMGTYGMLRFCLPLFPEASHRAAPVVATLAIIGIIYAALVAMVQKDLKRLVAYTSVSHLGFVVLGIFVFNPTAMEGAIYQMLNHGVSTGVLFLVCGMLYDRRHTYEMSEYGGLAKPMPILCAFFLFACLSSLALPMLNGFVGEFMILIGVFDARHFAWASWAATGAILSAVYLLWAYQRVALEKVTVQKNENLPDASGRERLILIVASLVILFMGIFSPLFTHRMDATTNDLLEQVNARKGYDVQKRPASPGIQPALPSAHQLAMRTVTLERRTQP